The genomic interval ACAGTTGAAGAAGTGAAAGCTCTTGCTGAACTTCCATCACGCGAAGGTTTACTTTCTATGTTGCTTAGCGTTCTTCAAGCTCCAATCCGTAACCTTGCACTTGCTACAAAAGCTGTTGCAGATCAAAAAGAAGAACAAGGCGCATAATTCAATTAGCCTAGTATTCAACTATTAATAAAAAACTTAATCAGGAAAAACAAGGAGGAAATTATAATGACTCAAGAACAAATCATTGAAGCAGTTAAGAATATGACTGTTTTAGAATTAAACGACTTAGTTAAAGCAATCGAAGAAGAGTTTGGTGTAACTGCTGCAGCTCCTGTAGCTGTTGCTGCTGCTGGTGGCGAAGCTGCTGCTGAGCAAACTGAATTTGACGTAGTACTTGCAAGTGCTGGCGGACAAAAAATCAAAGTTATCAAAGTTGTACGTGAAGCTACTGGCTTAGGCTTAAAAGAAGCTAAAGAATTAGTAGATAACGCTCCTAAAGCTCTTAAAGAAGGCGTATCTAAAGAAGAAGCTGAAGAATTAAAAGCTAAACTTGAAGAAGTTGGCGCTTCTGTAGAAGTTAAGTAATTACAACGAAACTTACTGTAAAAAGCTCGCTATTATTGGCGAGCTTTTTATGTATCCTAATTTATTTGAATTTTTTTGTATAAAATGCAAGCAAATGACAAATCCTAATCTCCTGAAAGAGGAGGAACTATATGAGTGATCATTATTATTCTCAAAAACCTACAGTTCAAAGTGAACGAAAAACATGGGATTTTACCCTATTGGGACACCTCTTCACATTTCAAAGTGACCGGGGGGTGTTTTCGAAAAATGAAGTAGATTTTGGTTCACGATTATTAATAGAAACATTTGTGATTCCTGAAAGTGAAGGGGATATCCTTGATGTGGGATGTGGATATGGACCGGTTGGACTCTCTATTGCAAAACATTATCAAAAGCATGTTGATTTAATTGATATTAATGAACGAGCTATTGAACTAGCAACCGATAATGCTGCACTCAATTCAGTTGAGAATGTCACGATTTTTCAAAGCGATCTATTTCAAAAAATAGAGCCTAATCAAAAATACATAGCAATTCTATCAAATCCTCCTATAAGAGCTGGTAAAAAAGTAGTTCATTCGATTTTTGAAGAAAGCTATAAGCACTTAAAGGAAGGCGGAGAGCTATGGATTGTCATTCAGAAAAAGCAAGGAGCACCTTCCGCTATTGATAAATTAAATGAATTGTTTGCTGAGGTAGAGGTCGTTGAAAAGAAAAAAGGCTATTTTATTATTAAAGCAAAAAAAAGTTGACGCAAAATTTTTGCTATGATAGTATTATAAAATGCCAATATATAATTTCCATAACTGTCTAATTTTTAGGAAAAAAATGTATGAAAGTTTGATTTATGGAAATACTTATAAAATCAATAGTACGATTCAAATTGTGGTTTTCTAAGATGAAACCCTTTTTATTTTTTTGTTTTTTCCTTGCGTTAGTACTTGATTTTCCTTTGATTTTATTTCAGATTTTATAAGGCTGTATATGAAGATATTGATTTTAAGAGAATGATCTTATGTGAGTTCTCTTATTCGTCTGTCTAAAAAATTCAAGGTATACATACTTGTACAACGCAAGATCTATTACGCTAGATTTGAGGGGTGAATGAGTTGACAGGTCAACTAGTTCAGTATGGACGACACCGCCAACGTAGAAGTTATGCACGCATTAGTGAAGTGTTAGAATTACCAAATCTTATCGAAATTCAAACCTCTTCGTATCAATGGTTTCTTGATGAGGGCTTGAGAGAAATGTTCCAGGATATTTCTCCTATTGAGGATTTCACTGGTAACCTCTCGCTAGAGTTTATTGATTATAGCTTAGGAGATCCTAAGTATCCTGTTGAGGAGTCAAAAGAACGCGATGTTACCTATTCTGCACCATTACGTGTGAAGGTGCGTTTAATTAACAAGGAAACTGGTGAAGTAAAAGATCAAGATGTCTTTATGGGAGATTTCCCTCTTATGACGGAGACAGGTACATTTGTTATTAACGGAGCAGAGCGCGTTATCGTGTCTCAGTTAGTCCGTTCTCCAAGTGTATATTACAGTGGCAAGGTAGACAAAAATGGTAAAAGAGGCTTTACTGCAACTGTTATTCCAAACCGTGGAGCTTGGCTAGAGTATGAAACAGATGCGAAGGATGTTGTTTATGTTCGTATAGATCGTACACGTAAATTACCGGTAACGGTCCTTTTACGAGCTCTTGGGTTTGGCTCTGATCAAGAAATCATCGACTTATTGGGTGAAAACGAGTACCTACGTAATACTCTTGACAAAGATAATACGGAAAGTACTGAGAAAGCTTTGCTTGAAATCTATGAACGTCTTCGCCCGGGTGAACCACCAACAGTTGAAAATGCGAAGAGTTTATTAGACTCTAGATTTTTTGATCCAAAACGCTATGATTTAGCAAATGTTGGACGTTACAAGATTAATAAGAAGCTTCATATTAAAAATCGTTTATTCAACCAACGTCTTGCAGAAACACTTGTAGACCCAGAGACTGGTGAAATCATTGCAGAAAAAGGCACAATGATTGATCGAAGAACTCTAGATCGTATCATACCTAACCTTGAAAGTGGTGTTGGCTTCAAAAAAGAGCATCCATCAGGTGGTGTGATCGTTGATGAAGTTACACTTCAATCAATTAAGATATATGCACCTAATGATCCAGAAGGTGAAAAGGTCATCAATGTAATCGGTAATGCTTATGTTGAGGAAGCAATCAAAAATATTACAGTAGCAGATATTTTAGCTTCTATCAGTTATTTCTTTAACTTATTGCATGGTGTTGGTGATACGGATGATATCGACCACCTAGGAAACCGTAGATTACGTTCAGTCGGTGAATTGTTACAAAACCAATTTAGAATTGGTTTATCCAGAATGGAGCGTGTTGTTCGTGAGAGAATGTCAATTCAAGACACGAATACAATTACTCCACAGCAATTAATTAATATCCGTCCAGTTATCGCATCTATTAAAGAATTCTTTGGTAGTTCACAATTGTCTCAATTCATGGATCAAACGAACCCACTTGCTGAGTTAACGCATAAACGTCGTTTATCAGCATTAGGACCTGGTGGTTTGACTCGTGAGCGTGCAGGATTCGAAGTTCGTGACGTTCACTATTCTCACTATGGTCGTATGTGTCCGATTGAAACGCCAGAGGGTCCGAACATCGGGTTAATAAACTCACTTTCTTCCTATGCGAAGGTAAATAGATTCGGTTTCATTGAAACACCATACCGAAGAGTTGATCCTGAGACTGGAAAGGTTACTTCTCGTATCGACTACTTAACAGCAGACGAAGAGGATAACTATGTTGTTGCCCAAGCGAATGCAAGATTAGATGATGACGGCTCATTTATAGATACCGATATTGTTGCTCGTTTCCGTGGTGAGAATACAGTTATTCATCGAGATCGTATCGATTATATGGATGTATCTCCGAAGCAAGTAGTATCTGCTGCAACAGCATGTATTCCGTTCTTAGAAAATGATGACTCAAACCGTGCATTAATGGGAGCGAACATGCAACGTCAAGCTGTACCATTATTGAATCCGGAAGCTCCAATTGTTGGAACAGGTATGGAGTATGTATCTGGTAAAGATTCAGGTGCTGCTGTTATTTGTAAATACCCTGGTATTGTTGAACGTGTAGAAGCGAAGAACATCTGGGTACGTCGTTATGAAGAAGTAAATGGTCAAAAGGTTAAAGGTAATTTAGATAAATATAGCTTATTAAAATTCGTTCGTTCAAACCAAGGAACATGCTACAATCAACGTCCAATCGTAAGTGCAGGGGATGAAGTTGTTAAAGGTGAAATTCTAGCCGACGGTCCTTCAATGGAAAAAGGTGAACTTGCACTTGGAAGAAACGTAATGGTTGCCTTCATGACTTGGGATGGATATAACTATGAAGATGCTATCATTATGAGTCAAAGACTTGTAAAAGATGATGTTTATACATCTATTCATATTGAAGAATATGAATCAGAATCTCGTGATACAAAGCTAGGACCAGAAGAAATTACACGTGACATTCCAAATGTTGGTGAAGATGCACTAAAAAATCTTGATGAGCGTGGTATTATTCGCGTTGGTGCAGAAGTAAAAGACGGTGATCTTCTCGTTGGTAAAGTTACACCTAAAGGGGTAACCGAGCTTACAGCTGAAGAACGACTATTACATGCTATCTTTGGAGAAAAAGCACGTGAAGTTCGTGATACATCATTACGTGTACCACATGGTGGAGATGGGATCATTCTTGATGTGAAAGTCTTTAACCGTGAAGATGGAGACGAACTGCCACCAGGTGTTAACCAATTAGTACGTGTTTATATCGTTCAAAAACGTAAAATTAATGAAGGCGATAAAATGGCCGGACGACATGGTAACAAAGGGGTTATCTCACGTATCCTTCCTGAAGAGGATATGCCTTACTTACCAGACGGAACTCCAGTAGACATTATGTTAAATCCACTAGGTGTACCTTCACGTATGAATATCGGTCAGGTATTAGAGCTTCACCTAGGAATGGCTGCTCGTAAAATGGGTATCCATGTTGCATCACCTGTATTTGATGGTGCGCGAGAAGAAGATGTATGGTCAACACTTGAAGAAGCAGGTATGGCTCGTGATGCTAAAACTGTCCTTTATGATGGCCGTACTGGTGAACCATTTGATAACCGTGTATCAGTAGGTATCATGTATATGATTAAACTTGCTCACATGGTTGATGATAAATTACATGCACGTTCTACTGGTCCATACTCACTTGTTACACAACAGCCACTTGGCGGTAAAGCACAGTTTGGTGGTCAGCGCTTTGGAGAGATGGAGGTTTGGGCACTTGAAGCTTATGGTGCTGCATATACTCTTCAAGAAATCTTGACTGTTAAGTCAGATGACGTTGTTGGTCGTGTGAAAACTTATGAAGCAATTGTTAAAGGTGAAAATGTTCCTGAACCTGGTGTTCCAGAATCATTTAAAGTATTAATTAAAGAGCTTCAAAGTTTGGGTATGGATGTTAAAATGCTTTCTAGTGACGAACAAGAAATTGAAATGAGAGATCTTGATGATGAGGATGATTCCCAACAAGCAGAAGGTCTATCAATCAATGAACAAGTCGAAGTAGAGCCAGAAACTGTGGAGTTAGAAAAAGACACAGTAGCGAAAGAATAATTTACTAAACTTAAGCTCATGAACAAGCTTATAATGCTAAGCGGACAAGATGGAGACTTCATGTCTCCCTTCTGTCTGTGGTTGTATAACAATGGCTTTAGAGATATGCTCTGGAGCTTCACATACAAACTTAATATAATATACACATTCTTTCTTAACTTTTAAAAAGGGTAAAACCTGAAGACGAAAAGGGAGGTAGGCCCCTTGTTAGATGTAAATAATTTTGAATATATGAGCATCGGATTGGCTTCACCAGACAAGATTCGTTCTTGGTCTTTCGGTGAAGTTAAGAAGCCAGAAACAATTAACTATCGTACATTAAAACCAGAAAAAGATGGTCTTTTCTGTGAACGTATATTTGGACCGACAAAAGACTGGGAATGTCATTGTGGTAAATATAAACGCGTACGTTATAAAGGTGTCGTTTGTGATCGTTGCGGAGTTGAGGTTACACGTGCAAAAGTACGACGAGAGCGAATGGGGCATATTGAGTTAGCAGCACCGGTCTCTCATATTTGGTATTTTAAAGGAATTCCTAGCCGTATGGGACTTGTCCTTGATATGTCACCTCGTGCATTAGAAGAAGTAATCTATTTTGCTTCTTATGTAACAACTGATACAGGTGATACGCCATTAGAGAAAAAACAGCTATTATCTGAGAAAGAATTCCGTGCATACCGTGAAAAATACGGTAATACATTCCAAGCATCAATGGGTGCTGAGGCGATTAAAAAACTATTATCTGATATCGATCTTGATAAAGAAGTAGATGCTTTAAAAGAAGAACTAAAAACGGCTCAAGGACAACGTAGAACACGAGCTATTAAACGTTTAGAAGTTCTTGAAGCATTCCGCCATTCTGGCAACCATCCATCATGGATGATTCTTGATGTGCTTCCAGTTATCCCGCCTGAGCTTCGTCCGATGGTTCAGCTTGATGGTGGTCGCTTTGCTACATCAGATTTGAATGACCTATACAGACGTGTGATCAATCGTAATAATCGCTTAAAGCGTTTATTAGATTTAGGTGCTCCAAGCATCATTGTTCAAAACGAGAAGCGTATGCTGCAAGAAGCAGTGGATGCATTAATCGATAATGGCCGTCGTGGCCGTCCTGTTACTGGTCCGGGTAACCGTCCGTTAAAATCACTTTCACATATGTTAAAAGGGAAACAAGGACGTTTCCGCCAAAACCTATTAGGAAAACGTGTTGACTACTCTGGCCGTTCCGTTATCGTAGTCGGACCAAACCTAAAAATGTACCAATGTGGTTTACCTAAAGAAATGGCCCTTGAATTATTCAAACCTTTTGTTATGAAAGAGTTAGTAGAAAAAGGGTTAGCTCATAACATAAAAAGTGCAAAACGTAAAATAGAAAGAGTACAACCAGAAGTATGGGATGTTTTAGAATCAGTTATTAAAGAACATCCAGTATTACTTAACCGTGCCCCGACTCTGCATAGATTAGGAATTCAAGCTTTCGAACCTACTTTAGTTGAAGGACGTGCAATTCGTCTGCATCCACTTGTATGTACTGCTTATAACGCAGACTTTGATGGAGACCAAATGGCTGTTCACGTTCCATTATCAGCTGAAGCACAAGCCGAAGCACGTATTCTAATGCTTGCAGCACAAAACATTCTTAATCCTAAGGATGGTAAGCCTGTTGTAACACCTTCCCAGGATATGGTTTTAGGTAACTATTACCTTACACTAGAACGCGCGGGTTCAATTGGTGAAGGTATGATTTTCAAAGATACAGATGAAGCGTTACTTGCATATCAAAACGGTTATGTGCATTTACATACTCGTGTTGCTGTACATGCAGGCGCATTAAATAAACAAACATTTACTGAAGAACAAAATAAAATGTTGTTAATAACAACAGTGGGTAAATTGATTTTCAATGAAATTTTACCGGAATCATTCCCGTATATGAATGAACCAACTAAACAAAATATTGAAGAAAAAATACCTGAAAAGTATTTTGTTCAACCATCTGTAAATGTGAAGGAGCATATTGCTGCTCAAGAAGAAATTGCTCCATTTAAAAAGGGTATTCTAGGACAGATTATTGCGGAGATCTTCAAGAAGTTCCACATAACTGAGACTTCTAAAATGCTAGATCGAATGAAAAATCTTGGATTTAGATACTCAACTAAAGCAGGTATTACTGTTGGTGTATCTGACATTATCGTATTAAAAGAAAAGCAAGAGATTATCAGCGAAGGTCAAACTAAAGTTGATAACGTATTAAAGCAATTTAGAAGAGGTTTGATTACTGAGGATGAGCGCTATGAGCGTGTTATATCGATCTGGAGTGCGGCAAAAGATACAATTCAAGGAAAATTGATGGCATCTCTTGATAAACGCAACCCAATCTTTATGATGAGTGACTCTGGAGCCCGTGGTAATGCATCTAACTTTACGCAACTTGCTGGTATGCGTGGTCTTATGGCCAACCCGGCAGGACGTATTATCGAATTACCGATCAAATCAAGTTTCCGTGAAGGTTTAACAGTATTAGAGTACTTCATCTCTACACATGGTGCTCGTAAAGGTCTTGCCGATACTGCCTTAAAGACGGCTGACTCAGGTTACTTAACACGTCGACTTGTTGATGTTGCACAAGATGTTATTATTCGTGATGACGATTGTGGAACAGATCGAGGTATTCTAGCAAAAGCAATTAAAGAAGGTACAGAAGTAATTGAAAAGCTAGATGAACGTTTAATCGGAAGATACTGCCGAAAAGCTGTGAAGCATCCTGAAACGGGTGAGATACTTGTAAATGAAAACGAGTTAATAACTGAAGATATTGCTGTTGAAATAATCGAAGCTGGTATTGATCAGGTATGGATTCGTTCTGCGTTTACATGTAACACTAGACATGGTGTTTGTAAAAAATGCTATGGCCGAAACCTTGCTACAGGTAGTGAAGTTGAAGTTGGTGAAGCTGTTGGAATTATCGCTGCACAATCAATCGGTGAACCTGGTACACAGTTAACAATGCGTACCTTCCATACAGGTGGGGTTGCCGGAGATGATATTACACAAGGTTTACCGCGTATTCAAGAGTTATTTGAGGCTAGAAACCCTAAAGGTCAAGCAATTATTTCTGAGATCAGTGGTGTTGTAGCTGAAATTAATGAAGTACGTGACAAACAGCAAGAAATCGTCATTCAAGGTGATGTTGAATCACGTTCTTACACAGCGCCATACAATGCGCGTTTAAAGGTTACTCAAGGTGATAAAATCGAGAGTGGCCAAGTTTTAACCGAGGGGTCAATAGATCCTAAAGAATTACTGAAAGTTAAAGATTTACAAGCAGTACAACAATATCTCTTACGTGAAGTTCAAAAAGTATACCGTATGCAAGGGGTAGAAATTGGAGATAAGCACGTAGAGGTAATGGTACGACAAATGCTACGTAAAGTAAGAGTAATGGATGCTGGTGACACTGATGTATTACCAGGTACACTTCTTGATGTCCATCAATTTACAGATGCCAACAAGCAAGTGTTATTAGATGGCAAACGTCCAGCAACAGGTCGTCCAGTCTTACTTGGTATTACGAAAGCATCTCTTGAAACTGATTCCTTCTTATCTGCAGCATCATTCCAAGAAACAACTCGTGTTCTTACCGATGCAGCAATTAAAGGAAAACGTGACGAATTATTAGGTCTTAAAGAGAATGTAATTATTGGTAAACTTGTACCGGCTGGTACTGGAATGCCAAGATATCGTCAAGCTGAGCCAATTTCAAAGGTTGAACAAACGGAAGAAGTTGTTTCAGTAGACTAATAAAGAAGATAGAGATGGATGAATAAATAATTTTCAAAGGATTGTTGACATCCATCTCATCCAATGTTACTATATTCAAGGTGTTCAATCTTAACCTGTTGCTTTGGAGGATATTTGATTATGTCTTATGAAAAAGTATCACAGGCACACAAAATTATTGTTGGTACAAAGCAATCAGTTAAAGCTCTGATGAATAATGAAGTTAAAGAGATCATTGTTGCTGAAGATGCTGAAGAACGAATTACCGAGAAGGTTATTCAAACAGCAGAAGAAAAGCAAGTCCCTTTAGCAAAAGTTTCTTCTATGAAAATGCTTGGAAAAGCTTGTGGAATAGAGGTAGGAGCTGCAGCTGTAGCTATAATCCAGTAAAACTGTTTTTGCGATATGTTTATTCATTTTGCAGAAACTTTGTTTTTGCCTTAATATGAACCACCTGGATGTGTGGTATTAAAGAATGAGAGGAGGAAAATCAAATGCCTACAATTAACCAATTAGTGCGCAAAGGTCGCGTAAGCAAAATTGAGAAATCAAAATCACCTGCATTAAACAAAGGTTACAACAGCTTCAAAAAAGAGCAAACGAATGTATCTTCACCTCAAAAACGTGGTGTATGTACTCGTGTAGGTACGATGACGCCAAAGAAACCTAACTCGGCACTTCGTAAATATGCTCGTGTTCGTTTAACAAACGGAATCGAAGTTACAGCTTATATTCCTGGTATTGGCCACAACTTACAAGAGCACAGTGTTGTTCTTATTCGTGGCGGTCGTGTAAAAGACTTACCGGGGGTACGTTACCACATCGTTCGTGGTGCACTTGACACTGCAGGAGTTGACGGACGTATGCAAGGCCGTTCAAAATACGGTACAAAACGCCCTAAAGCTGCAAAAAAATAAATTCAAAATAGATATAAATTATGATGAAGGGAGGACATAACATGCCACGTAAAGGTCCTGTAACAAAAAGAGACGTATTACCTGATCCACTTTACAATTCAAAGCTTGTTACACGTTTAGTAAACAGAATTATGATTGACGGAAAAAGAGGTAAAGCACAATCTGTACTTTACAATTCTTTTGATCTAATCAAAGAACGTACTGGTAAAGATGCTATGGAAGTGTTTGAACAAGCACTTAAAAACATCATGCCTGTTCTTGAAGTTAAAGCTCGCCGTGTTGGTGGTGCTAACTATCAAGTACCTGTAGAAGTACGCCCTGATCGTCGTACTACTTTAGGTCTTCGCTGGTTAGTAAACTACGCACGTCTTCGTGGAGAAAAAACGATGGAAGAGCGTTTAGCTAACGAAATTCTTGATGCAGCTAACAACACTGGAGCAGCAGTTAAGAAACGTGAAGATACTCACAAAATGGCTGAAGCAAATAAAGCATTTGCTCACTATCGCTGGTAATCAATACACTATAACTATAATAAAAATTCCCATGAGGAAGGAGAAATTACCCAATGGCAAGAGAGTTCTCCTTAAATAATACTCGTAATATCGGCATCATGGCTCACATTGATGCCGGTAAAACGACTACTACTGAACGCGTTCTTTATTATACTGGTCGTATTCATAAGATCGGTGAAACTCATGAAGGTGCATCTCAAATGGACTGGATGGAGCAAGAACAAGAACGTGGTATCACAATTACATCAGCTGCAACAACAGCGCAATGGAAAGGCCATCGTGTTAACATCATCGATACTCCAGGGCACGTAGACTTCACTGTTGAAGTTGAACGTTCTCTACGTGTACTTGATGGTGCTGTAGCAGTTCTTGATGCTCAATCAGGTGTTGAGCCACAAACAGAAACAGTTTGGCGTCAAGCTACAACTTATGGAGTTCCACGTGTTGTGTTCGTTAATAAAATGGACAAAATCGGTGCGGATTTCTTATACTCTGTTAAAACTCTACATGAACGCCTACAAGCAAATGCTCATGCAATCCAATTACCAATTGGTGCAGAGGATCAATTTGAAGGAATCATTGACTTGGTTGAGATGAAAGCAACATTCTATGGTAATGACTTAGGAACTGACATTCAAGAAAAAGAAATTCCTGAAGAATACCTAGATCAAGCTAACGAATACCGTGAAAGCCTAGTAGAAGCAGTTGCAGAACTTGATGAAGAATTAATGGAAAAATACCTTGGCGGTGAAGAAATCACTAACGAAGAGCTAAAAGCTGCAATTCGTAAAGGTACTGTTAATGTTGAATTCTATCCTGTTATCTGTGGATCAGCATTCAAAAACAAAGGTGTTCAAAAAATGCTAGATGCGGTTATCGACTATCTTCCATCACCATTAGATGTACCTGCAATCAAAGGTATAACTCCTGATACTGATGAAGAAGTAGTTCGTGAATCTAGCGATGAAGGTCCGTTCGCTGCTTTAGCATTTAAAGTAATGACAGATCCTTATGTTGGTAAATTAACATTCTTCCGTGTTTACTCAGGTACATTGAGTTCTGGATCATATGTTCAAAACTCTACTAAAGGTAAACGTGAGCGTGTAGGACGTATCCTACAAATGCACGCAAACAGTCGTGAAGAAATTTCTGAAGTACATGCTGGAGATATTGCTGCAGCAGTTGGTTTGAAAGATACAACAACTGGAGATACACTATGTGATGATAAGAACCTAGTTATCTTAGAGTCAATGGAATTCCCAGAGCCTGTAATTCAACTTTCTGTTGAGCCGAAATCAAAAGCTGACCAAGATAAAATGACTACAGCTTTACAAAAACTTCAAGAAGAAGATCCTACATTCAGAGCACATACTGATGTTGAAACTGGTCAAACAATTATTGCTGGTATGGGTGAGCTTCACTTAGACATTCTAGTTGATCGTATGAAACGTGAATTCAAAGTAGAAGCAAATGTTGGTGCTCCTCAGGTTGCATACCGTGAAACATTCCGTGCAGGTGCAAAGGTAGAAGGTAAATTTGCACGTCAATCGGGTGGTCGTGGACAATTCGGACACGTTTGGATCGAGTTTGAACCTAATGAAGAAGGTAAAGGATTCGAGTTTGAGAACAAAATCGTTGGTGGGGTAGTACCACGTGAATATGTACCTGCAGTTCAATCTGGACTTGAAGATGCATTGAAAAACGGTGTACTAGCTGGATATCCATTAGTTGATATTAAAGCTGCATTAGTTGATGGCTCTTACCATGATGTTGACTCAAGTGAAATGGCGTTTAAAGTAGCTGCATCATTAG from Metabacillus sediminilitoris carries:
- a CDS encoding class I SAM-dependent methyltransferase, with amino-acid sequence MSDHYYSQKPTVQSERKTWDFTLLGHLFTFQSDRGVFSKNEVDFGSRLLIETFVIPESEGDILDVGCGYGPVGLSIAKHYQKHVDLIDINERAIELATDNAALNSVENVTIFQSDLFQKIEPNQKYIAILSNPPIRAGKKVVHSIFEESYKHLKEGGELWIVIQKKQGAPSAIDKLNELFAEVEVVEKKKGYFIIKAKKS
- the rpoC gene encoding DNA-directed RNA polymerase subunit beta', which translates into the protein MLDVNNFEYMSIGLASPDKIRSWSFGEVKKPETINYRTLKPEKDGLFCERIFGPTKDWECHCGKYKRVRYKGVVCDRCGVEVTRAKVRRERMGHIELAAPVSHIWYFKGIPSRMGLVLDMSPRALEEVIYFASYVTTDTGDTPLEKKQLLSEKEFRAYREKYGNTFQASMGAEAIKKLLSDIDLDKEVDALKEELKTAQGQRRTRAIKRLEVLEAFRHSGNHPSWMILDVLPVIPPELRPMVQLDGGRFATSDLNDLYRRVINRNNRLKRLLDLGAPSIIVQNEKRMLQEAVDALIDNGRRGRPVTGPGNRPLKSLSHMLKGKQGRFRQNLLGKRVDYSGRSVIVVGPNLKMYQCGLPKEMALELFKPFVMKELVEKGLAHNIKSAKRKIERVQPEVWDVLESVIKEHPVLLNRAPTLHRLGIQAFEPTLVEGRAIRLHPLVCTAYNADFDGDQMAVHVPLSAEAQAEARILMLAAQNILNPKDGKPVVTPSQDMVLGNYYLTLERAGSIGEGMIFKDTDEALLAYQNGYVHLHTRVAVHAGALNKQTFTEEQNKMLLITTVGKLIFNEILPESFPYMNEPTKQNIEEKIPEKYFVQPSVNVKEHIAAQEEIAPFKKGILGQIIAEIFKKFHITETSKMLDRMKNLGFRYSTKAGITVGVSDIIVLKEKQEIISEGQTKVDNVLKQFRRGLITEDERYERVISIWSAAKDTIQGKLMASLDKRNPIFMMSDSGARGNASNFTQLAGMRGLMANPAGRIIELPIKSSFREGLTVLEYFISTHGARKGLADTALKTADSGYLTRRLVDVAQDVIIRDDDCGTDRGILAKAIKEGTEVIEKLDERLIGRYCRKAVKHPETGEILVNENELITEDIAVEIIEAGIDQVWIRSAFTCNTRHGVCKKCYGRNLATGSEVEVGEAVGIIAAQSIGEPGTQLTMRTFHTGGVAGDDITQGLPRIQELFEARNPKGQAIISEISGVVAEINEVRDKQQEIVIQGDVESRSYTAPYNARLKVTQGDKIESGQVLTEGSIDPKELLKVKDLQAVQQYLLREVQKVYRMQGVEIGDKHVEVMVRQMLRKVRVMDAGDTDVLPGTLLDVHQFTDANKQVLLDGKRPATGRPVLLGITKASLETDSFLSAASFQETTRVLTDAAIKGKRDELLGLKENVIIGKLVPAGTGMPRYRQAEPISKVEQTEEVVSVD
- the rpsL gene encoding 30S ribosomal protein S12, whose protein sequence is MPTINQLVRKGRVSKIEKSKSPALNKGYNSFKKEQTNVSSPQKRGVCTRVGTMTPKKPNSALRKYARVRLTNGIEVTAYIPGIGHNLQEHSVVLIRGGRVKDLPGVRYHIVRGALDTAGVDGRMQGRSKYGTKRPKAAKK
- the rplL gene encoding 50S ribosomal protein L7/L12; this translates as MTQEQIIEAVKNMTVLELNDLVKAIEEEFGVTAAAPVAVAAAGGEAAAEQTEFDVVLASAGGQKIKVIKVVREATGLGLKEAKELVDNAPKALKEGVSKEEAEELKAKLEEVGASVEVK
- the rpoB gene encoding DNA-directed RNA polymerase subunit beta → MTGQLVQYGRHRQRRSYARISEVLELPNLIEIQTSSYQWFLDEGLREMFQDISPIEDFTGNLSLEFIDYSLGDPKYPVEESKERDVTYSAPLRVKVRLINKETGEVKDQDVFMGDFPLMTETGTFVINGAERVIVSQLVRSPSVYYSGKVDKNGKRGFTATVIPNRGAWLEYETDAKDVVYVRIDRTRKLPVTVLLRALGFGSDQEIIDLLGENEYLRNTLDKDNTESTEKALLEIYERLRPGEPPTVENAKSLLDSRFFDPKRYDLANVGRYKINKKLHIKNRLFNQRLAETLVDPETGEIIAEKGTMIDRRTLDRIIPNLESGVGFKKEHPSGGVIVDEVTLQSIKIYAPNDPEGEKVINVIGNAYVEEAIKNITVADILASISYFFNLLHGVGDTDDIDHLGNRRLRSVGELLQNQFRIGLSRMERVVRERMSIQDTNTITPQQLINIRPVIASIKEFFGSSQLSQFMDQTNPLAELTHKRRLSALGPGGLTRERAGFEVRDVHYSHYGRMCPIETPEGPNIGLINSLSSYAKVNRFGFIETPYRRVDPETGKVTSRIDYLTADEEDNYVVAQANARLDDDGSFIDTDIVARFRGENTVIHRDRIDYMDVSPKQVVSAATACIPFLENDDSNRALMGANMQRQAVPLLNPEAPIVGTGMEYVSGKDSGAAVICKYPGIVERVEAKNIWVRRYEEVNGQKVKGNLDKYSLLKFVRSNQGTCYNQRPIVSAGDEVVKGEILADGPSMEKGELALGRNVMVAFMTWDGYNYEDAIIMSQRLVKDDVYTSIHIEEYESESRDTKLGPEEITRDIPNVGEDALKNLDERGIIRVGAEVKDGDLLVGKVTPKGVTELTAEERLLHAIFGEKAREVRDTSLRVPHGGDGIILDVKVFNREDGDELPPGVNQLVRVYIVQKRKINEGDKMAGRHGNKGVISRILPEEDMPYLPDGTPVDIMLNPLGVPSRMNIGQVLELHLGMAARKMGIHVASPVFDGAREEDVWSTLEEAGMARDAKTVLYDGRTGEPFDNRVSVGIMYMIKLAHMVDDKLHARSTGPYSLVTQQPLGGKAQFGGQRFGEMEVWALEAYGAAYTLQEILTVKSDDVVGRVKTYEAIVKGENVPEPGVPESFKVLIKELQSLGMDVKMLSSDEQEIEMRDLDDEDDSQQAEGLSINEQVEVEPETVELEKDTVAKE
- a CDS encoding 50S ribosomal protein L7ae-like protein, whose product is MSYEKVSQAHKIIVGTKQSVKALMNNEVKEIIVAEDAEERITEKVIQTAEEKQVPLAKVSSMKMLGKACGIEVGAAAVAIIQ
- the rpsG gene encoding 30S ribosomal protein S7 produces the protein MPRKGPVTKRDVLPDPLYNSKLVTRLVNRIMIDGKRGKAQSVLYNSFDLIKERTGKDAMEVFEQALKNIMPVLEVKARRVGGANYQVPVEVRPDRRTTLGLRWLVNYARLRGEKTMEERLANEILDAANNTGAAVKKREDTHKMAEANKAFAHYRW